In Tribolium castaneum strain GA2 chromosome 4, icTriCast1.1, whole genome shotgun sequence, one DNA window encodes the following:
- the LOC662597 gene encoding torsin-1A: MQLTGVLARILFIQCLITTCLGFGFLAPVGVALGGIAASAICRFKECCSEHSIHADFDGLEDALKKHIYGQHLVLDIVTNALRSHWADNHKPQKALTLSFHGWPGSGKNYVTKFIVENMYKYGSKSKFVHHFIGRMHFSSENKVKEYQENLQEWIKGNTTNCGKQLFIFDEVDKMPSRVLNIIKPMIDYRDDVDGVDYRDCVFIFLSNTGADLINEHVLEMWKEDGVKREDLKLQDFEMLITRGAFNEEGGFHHSDTIRSNLIDHYVPFLPMERRHVKLCILDEFAQRNVTNPSEEHVNEAMAFVEWGPSTEKLFSTTGCKRISSKVGMIVTQYKLNKPGG, from the exons ATGCAATTGACGGGAGTACTTGcacgaattttatttatccAGTGTTTAATAACAACGTGCCTCGGATTCGGCTTTTTAGCCCCTGTAGGTGTAGCACTCGGTGGTATAGCAGCTAGTGCAATTTGTCGTTTTAAGGAGTGTTGTTCTGAACATTCAATACATGCCGACTTCGACG GGCTCGAAGATGCGCTCAAAAAGCACATTTATGGCCAACACTTGGTCCTAGATATCGTAACAAATGCCTTACGGTCCCATTGGGCTGACAACCACAAACCCCAGAAGGCTTTAACGTTGAGTTTTCATGGGTGGCCAGGCAGTGGGAAGAATTATGTTACTAAGTTTATTGTAGAAAATATGTACAAGTATGGCAGCAAAAGTAAATTTGTGCACCACTTTATTGGTAGGATGCACTTTTCGAGTGAAAATAAAGTCAAAGAATATCAG GAAAATCTGCAAGAGTGGATCAAAGGCAACACGACCAACTGTGGCAAACAGCTGTTTATTTTCGATGAAGTTGATAAAATGCCTTCCAGAGTTCTGAATATCATTAAACCAATGATCGATTATCGTGATGATGTAGATGGGGTTGATTATAGGGactgtgtttttatttttttgtcaaacacGGGTGCTGATTTAATAAATGAACACGTTCTGGAAATGTGGAAGGAAGACGGTGTCAAGCGTGAAGATCTTAAACTGCAAGATTTTGAGATGTTAATCACAAGAGGAGCATTTAATGAAGAAg gTGGTTTTCATCATTCTGACACCATTAGGAGTAATTTAATAGACCATTATGTCCCATTTCTACCAATGGAAAGACGCCACGTCAAGCTCTGTATTTTGGATGAATTTGCACAAAGAAATGTTACAAACCCTAGTGAGGAGCACGTCAA CGAAGCTATGGCATTCGTTGAATGGGGTCCATCAACCGAAAAACTTTTCTCCACTACAGGATGTAAACGAATAAGTTCAAAAGTGGGCATGATTGTCACTCaatacaaactaaataaaccAGGGGGGTAG
- the pit gene encoding probable ATP-dependent RNA helicase pitchoune, translating into MSIQDKVLMRKIKKREKQKLKLVQLKEKEKNKVVEEEQDEEGFVPQERKGAKRGQNDDTGPARKKKKKNRKKKDLDLEQSHESDKESEKEDDEENNDEEEPQEAQTEGDDEQNKLPGAETTLEILSNCTFDSLKNKVCENTLKAIADMGFTTLTEIQARSIPPLLEGRDLVGAAKTGSGKTLAFLIPAVELIYKLKFMPRNGTGVIIISPTRELSMQTFGVLKELMKYHHHTYGLVMGGTSRQTEAQKLSKGINILVATPGRLLDHMQNTPDFLFKNLQCLVIDEADRILDIGFEEEMKQIINLLPKRRQTMLFSATQTKKTEALTSLALKKEPIYVGVDDAKSEATVTGLEQGYVVCPSEKRLLVLFTFLKKNRKKKVMVFFSSCMSVKFHHELFNYIDLPVMCIHGKQKQAKRTTTFFQFCNAESGILLCTDVAARGLDIPAVDWIVQYDPPDDPKEYIHRVGRTARGEGSSGHALLILRPEELGFLRYLKQAKVPLNEFEFSWNKIADIQLQLENLIGKNYFLNMSAKEAFKAYVRAYDSHHLKTIFDISTLDLAKVGLSFGFKVPPAVDLKVTVKKSERPSKRKGGGGFGYYKNLNAMPSKDYKKNVVYRQPKRKGGSDKRQFSR; encoded by the exons atgtCTATTCAGGATAAGGTGCTaatgagaaaaattaaaaaacgagaaaaacagaaattaaaacttGTGCAActgaaagagaaagagaaaaataAGGTGGTTGAGGAAGAACAGGATGAGGAGGGTTTTGTTCCCCAGGAGCGAAAGGGGGCCAAAAGGGGACAAAACGATGATACAGGGCCTGCTCGGA aaaaaaagaagaagaataGGAAAAAGAAAGATCTAGATTTAGAACAGAGCCATGAAAGTGACAAAGAAAGCGAAAAAGAAGACGATGAGGAAAATAACGACGAGGAAGAACCCCAAGAGGCACAAACCGAAGGAGATGATGAACAAAATAAAC TTCCTGGTGCCGAAACCACGTTGGAAATTCTAAGTAACTGCACGTTTGATTCTCTTAAGAACAAAGTTTGTGAAAACACCCTTAAAGCTATTGCTGATATGGGCTTCACAACActtactgaaattcaagcaCGATCAATTCCTCCATTACTGGAAGGCCGCGATTTAGTCGGGGCTGCTAAAACAGGATCTGGAAAAACGTTGGCTTTTCTTATACCAGCAGTCGAGTTGATTTATAAACTGAAATTTATGCCAAGAAATg GTACtggtgttattattatttcaccaACAAGAGAATTGTCAATGCAAACGTTCGGGGTTTTAAAAGAGTTGATGAAATATCACCACCATACTTATGGCTTGGTCATGGGTGGGACTAGTAGGCAAACAGAGGCTCAGAAATTGTCCAAAGGGATTAATATACTAGTGGCTACACCTGGACGTCTTTTGGATCACATGCAAAACACTCCTGATTTTCTTTTTAAGAATTTACAGTGTCTTGTGATCGACGAAGCTGATCGAATTTTAGATATTGGTTTTGAGGAGGAAATGAAACAGATTATTAACCTTCTGCCAA AACGGAGACAAACAATGTTGTTCAGTGCCACACAAACGAAGAAAACTGAAGCCTTGACGTCTCTAGCGTTGAAAAAAGAGCCGATTTATGTCGGTGTGGACGACGCTAAAAGCGAGGCCACTGTTACAGGACTTGAGCAAGGCTACGTTGTTTGTCCTTCTGAAAAAAGACTTTTGGTCTTGTTCACTTTTCTGAAGAAGAATCGCAAGAAGAAGGTGATGGTGTTTTTCAGCTCTTGCATGTCTGTGAAATTCCATCACGAGTTGTTTAACTACATTGACTTGCCAGTGATGTGCATTCAt ggGAAGCAGAAACAGGCGAAGCGGACGACCACATTTTTCCAGTTCTGTAACGCAGAATCTGGAATTTTGCTCTGTACTGACGTCGCAGCGAGAGGTTTGGACATTCCAGCCGTTGACTGGATCGTGCAATATGACCCTCCAGATGACCCTAAAGAGTACATTCACAGAGTTGGCAGAACTGCAAGAGGTGAAGGAAGCAGTGGTCATGCTTTGCTAATTTTAAGACCTGAGGAACTTGGTTTCCTTAGGTATCTAAAACAGGCTAAAGTACCGTTGAATGAGTTTGAGTTTAGTTGGAATAAAATTGCCGATATCCAGTTACAG TTGGAGAATTTAAttggcaaaaattattttttgaacatgTCGGCGAAAGAAGCGTTTAAGGCTTATGTGAGAGCGTACGACTCGCATCATTTGAAGACCATTTTTGATATCAGTACGCTTGATTTGGCGAAGGTTGGGTTGTCGTTTGGGTTTAAAGTACCACCAGCTGTGGATTTAA aagttactgttaaaaaatctgaacgcCCTTCTAAGAGAAAGGGTGGGGGCGGCTTTGGTTACTACAAGAATTTGAATGCAATGCCGAGTAAAGATTACAAGAAGAATGTTGTCTACAGACAACCTAAACGCAAGGGCGGCTCAGATAAACGCCAGTTTTCAAgatga
- the brk gene encoding uncharacterized protein brk, whose translation MAHGANMVLKREGKAGIGSRRIFAPHFKLQVLDSYRNDADCKGNQRATARKYGIHRRQIQKWLQVEGNLRSSVGKERSARLPDDEAPAPLDFTTRARTPDPAPMDLSLKRPATKQSQSAPAGPPPSPLRAPSPLGLARRPHPDVWDLSTKQRKEEAPKPKLFKPYLDDDTPKRAELPPCCAALSGCYYNNNVCDIKSEYSSYTLHELQPYYYSYPSAYQSPEYEMAPFYEDPNYVQSAVPLKQRHSYSLDFKLSAIECYYQDSVCKGNQRAVATKYNIHRRQVQKWLKQADELRQKNETIKTTTQMVR comes from the exons ATGGCCCATGGGGCGAATATGGTGCTGAAGCGCGAGGGCAAGGCGGGCATTGGGTCGCGGCGCATCTTCGCCCCCCATTTCAAGCTGCAGGTGCTGGACTCGTACAGGAACGACGCCGACTGCAAGGGCAACCAGAGGGCGACGGCCCGCAAGTACGGCATCCACCGGCGCCAGATCCAGAAGTGGCTCCAGGTGGAGGGCAACTTGCGCAGCAGCGTGGGCAAGGAGCGGAGCGCCAGACTGCCTGACGACGAGGCCCCCGCGCCCCTCGATTTCACCACGCGCGCCCGCACCCCGGACCCCGCGCCCATGGACCTGTCGCTCAAGAGGCCCGCCACAAAGCAGAGCCAGAGCGCACCTGCGGGCCCCCCGCCGTCGCCGCTCCGCGCGCCGTCGCCACTCGGTCTCGCCCGACGGCCGCACCCGGACGTGTGGGACCTCTCCACCAAGCAGCGCAAGGAG GAAGCCCCCAAACCTAAGCTCTTCAAACCGTACCTCGACGATGACACCCCCAAGCGCGCCGAGTTGCCCCCCTGCTGCGCAGCCCTTTCCGGTTGTTACTACAACAACAACGTCTGCGATATCAAGTCCGAATATTCGTCGTACACTCTCCACGAGCTCCAACCCTATTACTACAGCTACCCGTCAGCGTACCAAAGCCCAGAATACGAAATGGCGCCCTTCTACGAGGACCCGAATTACGTCCAAAGTGCGGTGCCGTTGAAACAAAGACACAGCTACAGTCTGGACTTTAAGTTGAGCGCAATCGAGTGCTATTACCAGGACTCTGTCTGCAAAGGCAACCAACGGGCGGTTGCCACCAAGTACAACATCCACCGGAGACAAGTGCAGAAGTGGTTGAAGCAAGCCGACGAATTGCGGCAGAAGAACGAAACCATTAAAACCACAACGCAGATGGTGAGATAG
- the Atg5 gene encoding autophagy protein 5 produces MANDREILREVWEGKLPISFQLDPDEVVELQQPDPFYLMVPRLSYFPLVTDKVRKHFLRYVANDKQDREMWLEYDGQPMKWHYPIGVLYDLLITSDDQLPWNITVHFDKFPENQIYKFSNKETVESYFMACLKEADVLKHRGQIASNMQKKDHNQLWLGLQNDKFDQFWAVNRKLMEVSQEQEHFKYIPFKCYLDDGYRQKLIKPVDEDGRRKTLQDLINEMFPGKNVVIKTHGMIPPLETPLQWMSEHLSYPDNFLHLCVQT; encoded by the exons ATGGCTAATGATAGGGAGATTTTGCGTGAGGTGTGGGAGGGTAAACTACCCATTTCGTTTCAATTGGATCCTGATGAAGTGGTTGAATTGCAACAACCGGACCCTTTTTATTTAATGGTTCCGCGTTTGAGTTATTTTCCTTTGGTTACGGATAAAGTGCGCAAACATTTCCTACGGTATGTGGCCAATGATAAACAGGACAGGGAAATGTGGCTGGAGTATGATGGACAGCCCATGAAATGGCACTATCCCATTGGTGTTCTCTATGATTTACTTATCACTTCAGATGATCAGTTGCCGTGGAACATAACTGTCCACTTCGATAAGTTCCCAGAAAATCAGATTTACAAATTCAGCAACAA AGAGACTGTTGAGTCATATTTCATGGCTTGCTTGAAGGAAGCCGATGTGTTGAAGCACAGAGGACAAATTGCGAGTAATATGCAGAAAAAAGACCATAATCAGTTGTGGTTAGGCTTACAAAATG acAAGTTTGATCAATTCTGGGCTGTGAACCGTAAACTCATGGAAGTCTCACAAGAGCAAGAACACTTCAAATACATTCCGTTTAAATGTTACTTGGATGATGGTTATAGACAGAAATTGATAAAACCAGTTGATGAAGATGGGCGTCGTAAAACCCTACAAGACTTAATTAATGAAATGTTTCCaggaaaaaatg ttGTCATTAAAACCCATGGTATGATCCCTCCCCTTGAAACACCTTTGCAGTGGATGTCCGAACATCTTAGTTATCCAGATAACTTTCTGCATTTGTGTGTACAGACGTAA